The Oenanthe melanoleuca isolate GR-GAL-2019-014 chromosome 15, OMel1.0, whole genome shotgun sequence genome contains a region encoding:
- the PPP1CC gene encoding serine/threonine-protein phosphatase PP1-gamma catalytic subunit, which translates to MADIDKLNIDSIIQRLLEVRGSKPGKNVQLQENEIRGLCLKSREIFLSQPILLELEAPLKICGDIHGQYYDLLRLFEYGGFPPESNYLFLGDYVDRGKQSLETICLLLAYKIKYPENFFLLRGNHECASINRIYGFYDECKRRYNIKLWKTFTDCFNCLPIAAIVDEKIFCCHGGLSPDLQSMEQIRRIMRPTDVPDQGLLCDLLWSDPDKDVLGWGENDRGVSFTFGAEVVAKFLHKHDLDLICRAHQVVEDGYEFFAKRQLVTLFSAPNYCGEFDNAGAMMSVDETLMCSFQILKPAEKKKPNSSRPVTPPRGMITKQAKK; encoded by the exons TGCGAGGATCAAAACCAGGGAAAAACGTCCAGCTTCAAGAGAATGAAATTAGAGGACTGTGCTTGAAATCCAGAGAAATCTTCCTGAGTCAGCCTATTCTACTAGAACTTGAAGCTCCACTGAAAATATGTG GGGACATCCATGGACAATACTATGACTTGCTCCGACTCTTTGAATATGGGGGTTTTCCACCAGAAAGCAACTACCTGTTCCTTGGTGATTATGTTGACAGAGGAAAACAATCTTTAGAAACCATTTGTCTTCTATTGGCCTACAAAATTAAATATCCAgagaattttttcctcctccGAGGGAACCACGAATGTGCCAGCATCAATAGAATTTATGGGTTTTATGATGAAT GTAAGAGAAGATACAATATTAAGCTGTGGAAAACCTTCACAGACTGTTTTAACTGTTTACCAATTGCAGCTATTGTGGATgagaaaatattctgctgtCACGGGG GTTTGTCACCAGACCTGCAGTCCATGGAGCAGATCAGACGAATCATGCGCCCCACGGACGTTCCCGACCAAGGTCTCCTGTGTGATCTGCTGTGGTCTGACCCTGACAAGGATGTCTTGGGCTGGGGAGAAAATGACAGAGGAGTGTCCTTCACTTTTGGTGCTGAAGTGGTTGCTAAGTTTCTCCATAAACATGATTTGGATCTCATATGTAGAGCTCATCag GTGGTTGAAGATGGATATGAGTTTTTTGCAAAAAGACAGTTGGTAACTCTCTTTTCTGCCCCAAACTACTGTGGAGAATTTGACAACGCGGGTGCCATGATGAGCGTGGATGAAACACTAATGTGCTCTTTCCAG attttgaaaCCTGCAGAGAAGAAGAAGCCCAATTCCAGCAGACCTGTAACACCTCCCAGGGGTATGATCACAAAACAAGCCAAGAAATAG